The Flavobacterium johnsoniae UW101 genomic interval GGAGTTTTACGTTTGAAATTCTTATTAGGATTATTTGAAAATCCATACACAGAAAAAAATCTGATTAAAGATCGTTTTCATACTCCGGAAAATCAGCAGGTTGCTCTTGAAGCGGCGCAGAAATCAATGGTTTTATTGAAAAATGAGAACAACATTCTGCCTTTAAGCAAAAGTTTAAAAAATATTGCCGTTATCGGACCAAATGCAAATGCTTCAAGATTGGGAGGTTATGCTCCTAAAAACAGTGTTGGTATGACAGTTTATGAAGGTTTACAGCAATTAGTTGGAAAAACTGCCAATGTAGTTTATGAAGAAGGAGTTCCATTAATTGTAAAAGGACAGATTATTCCATCTAAATATTTATTTACTCCAGATGAATCTCAAAACGGATTAAAAGGAGAATATTTCAATAACAGAAATCTTGAAGGAACTCCCGCATTGACTCGTATCGACAGTCAGTTAGAGTTTGACTGGCCTTGGGCTCCCGGAGATGGCGTAAATGTGGATGATTTTTCTATCAGATGGACAGGATTCTTAAAATCAGATCAGGCTCTTGACGGCTGGTTAGGTTTAAGTTCTGATGACGGAATCAGAATGTATATCGACGATCAATTGGTTATTGACAACTGGACAAAAGGAGCGACAAGTATGGTTACGACTCCAAAAAACATCGAAAAAGGTAAAAAATACAAAGTCCGCATTGAAATGTGGGAAGGAGGCTGGGGAGCCAGAGCGCATTTCCGCTGGAATTTAGAAAAAGTAAACTTACAGCCGGCAATCGAAGCTGCTAAAAAAGCTGATGTTGCGATTGTGGTTTTAGGAGAATCTAACGAATTGGTAGAAGAAAACAGAGATGTTGCTTCTTTAGACTTATTTGGAATCCAGCAGCAATTAATTGAAGAAATTCAAAAAACAGGAACTCCAGTAGTTTGTGTATTATTAAATGGCCGTCCGCTTTCTACAAACTGGATTTCTGAAAATATTCCAGCGGTGTTGGAAGGATGGTTTCCTGGAGAATTAGGAGGTAGAGCAGTTGCTGATGTTTTATTTGGAGATTACAATCCGGGTGGAAGACTGCCAATTACAGTTCCAAAATCAGTTGGGCAGTTACCTATATATTATAACCAAAAACCATCTGCTATTCATAAATACGTTGCAGAGAGTGAACATCCTTTATATTCATTCGGTTACGGATTAAGTTATACGAAGTTTGAATATTCTAATTTAAAACTAAATACTGCTGAAATTAAACCAAACGGAGAAGTAAAAGTTTCTGTAGATGTTAAAAACGTTGGAGACAGAGACGGAGACGAGGTTGTTCAATTGTATATTAATGATGTATATAGTTCTGTAACAACACCCGAAAAGACATTAAAAGGTTTCAAAAGATTAAATATCAAAAAAGGAGAAATTAAAAATGTTGAATTTACACTTACTTCAGATGAGCTATCTCTTTGGAACAGAGAAATGAAGCGCGTTGTAGAGCCTGGAGATTTTGAAGTTATGGTGGGTGGAAACTCGACAGATTTGCTTAAAACGAAATTTACGGTTTTGAACTAAAAAGAGTTAAAAAGGATAATATGTTTAACGATTAAGATAATTAAAAAAGAATGCTGTTAAAAAAACGATAAATCACTTAGATTAATTCGATGTAAGGTCAGGAAATATAGAGGATTAGGACTACAATTTAAAACGTTTTCGTACCCTAAAAAGATAAATGTATGACGAACACCTTTTCAAACTTGTCATTTGTCGAAATTATATTTTGTTAACAAAATGTATTCTTAAGTTTAACATGTTATTAACTCAAAAAACAACTAAATATGATCAAGGACGTACTAAAATTACTGTTAGTGATTTGCTTATTTGGATTCCAAAGTATGCAGGCACAAACTACAGTAAAAGGAACGATAACAGATGCTCAAAGTGGAATTCCGATCCCTGGAGCGAATGTTGTTGTTAAAGGAACAAAAACAAGTACCTCATCAGATTTTGATGGGAAGTATACGATTACAGTTCCAAATCAATCAGCAGTTTTGGTTTTCTCTTATGTTGGTTCAGCTTCAAAAGAAGTAGCCGTAGGAACTCAAACTACAATTAATGCGGCTTTGGGAGCAGCAACACAACAATTAGGAGAGGTAGTTGTAACGGCTCTTGGTATTAAAAGAGAGAAAAAAGCAATTACGTATTCAGCTCAAAACGTTGCAGTAGGAGAGCTTTCAGAAGCAAGATCATTAAACGTTGCCAACTCACTATCGGGTAAAGTTGCGGGTCTTAACTTCTCTACAACATCAAATGGTGTTGGTTCTTCTTCAAGAATTACATTAAGAGGTAACAGATCTCTTAATGGTAATAACCAGCCATTATATGTAGTAGATGGTGTGCCAATTAGTAATGGTACAACTACAACAAATCCTGATATTGATACAGGAGGTACAACACAGCCAGATGGTATTTCGAACATTAACCCTGAGGATATTGCTTCGATGACAGTTTTAAAAGGACCTTCTGCAGCTGCTCTTTACGGTTCTAGAGCATCAAATGGTGTAATCGTAATTACAACTAAATCTGGTAAAGCAGGAAAAACTTCAGTTTCGTTATCATCTAATTTTATGGCTTCTTCTGCTTATAATTTGATGAACTTACAAAATGAATACGGACAAGGAACAAATGGAAATTATGTTTCTAACTCAAGTTCAAGCTGGGGAGCACCGTTAGACGGACGTCAGGTTTCTGCATGGCAGTTGGTTCGTAACCCAAACTATACAGGGCCGGCGACACAAAGCTATTCTCCACAGCCAAACAACGTGATCGACTTTTACAAAACAGGTTACAACTTAGCTAACACATTAACTGTAACAGCTGGTAACGAAAAAGCACAAGGATATTTCTCTTACACTAACACACGTGCTGAAGGTATTGTGGGAGGAAATGCAATGGACAGACACAATCTTAACTTAAGATTGACTAGTAAAATATCTGATAAATTATCATTAGATGTAAAAACAAACTACATCGTTCAGGATATTGATAATTTATTAAGAACAGGAGAAGAATCTATTGGTACATCGGCTTATTTATTACCTCGTAGTATTGCTTATAACGATTACAAAAACTTCGAATATATTGATGCTGCAGGACAAAGACAAGTAAACTATTTCCTTGACGAAACGGGAGCTCCTGGCGGAAACCCATTCTGGTCTGCTTTAAGAGATGATGCTCGTACAGACAAAAGAAACAGATTTATTGGTTTAGCGTCTCTTAAATATGAGTTTACAAAAACTTTAAGTTTACAAGGTAGAGCTGGTTTAGATCAAATGACGAACAAAAACGTAAGAAACAGATATGCTACAAATGCATTTAACAGCAACATGGGTTCATACAGCGAATCTTACGAAACTGTTAGCGAGTTAAACGTTGATGCTTTACTTTCTTACAATCAAAAATTTGGAGATTTTTCTATTGGGCTTAATGCTGGAGCAAACTCATTACAACAAAACAGCTCAGCTTTAAATTCTGGTGGTGTTTTAAGTAAAAGAAACTTCTTTGCATTATCTAATGTGCAAACAATTCAATCTACTTCAACTGCTTCAGAAAAAAGAATCAATTCAGTTTATGGATTTGGACAGATTGGTTTTAGAAACTATTTATTCTTAGACGTAACAGCAAGAAATGACTGGTCTTCTACTTTACCAAATGATTATTTCTACCCATCTTTCGGTTTGTCTGCAGTTATTTCAGATATGGCTAAATTACCAGAGGTAATAAGCTTTGCAAAAGTTAGAGCTTCTTATGCACAAGTAGGTAACGATACAGATCCTTATCAAACACAGCAAAGATTCTCATACATTGGAGGAAATGGCGGTATGTTATACGGACAAAGCACACAAGCTAATCCAAACTTAAAACCTGAGATTTCGTCTTCTACAGAGTTTGGTGCAGATGTTAGATTTTTCAATAACCGTTTAGGTTTAGATTTTACATATTTCAATACATTAACTAATAACCAGATTTTTTACATCAATACTCCAGAATCTTCTTCTTTTTCTAGAGCTATCGTAAATGGTGGAGATATTGAAAATAAAGGTATTGAGGTAACACTTACAGCAACTCCGGTTCAAACAGAAAACTTTACTTGGGATATTACAGCAAACTACGCTTCTTATAAATCAAAAGTAAAATCGATTTATGAAGGAAGAGATGAGTTAGTACTTGGTGAAGGTCGTTTAGTTAGAAGTAAAGTTGTTGTAGGAGGTGAATACGGTGATTTATACATTAAAGGTTTCCAAAGAGATCCAAACGGAAATATTATTGTAAACAGTGCCGGTATTCCATTAGCAACAAATGGTTTTGATGTTCGTGCTGGTAACTTTAATCCAGACTGGACTGGAGGTTTGAAAAATAACTTTAAATACAAAGATTTCTCTTTAAGTTTCCTTGTTGATTTTAGAATTGGTGGAGAAGTTATTTCATATACTCAGGCAAGACAAGCTGGTTTAGGGGTAAGTGATATTACACTTGCAGGAAGACAAGGCGGAATTGTTGTTGATGGTGTTGTTGCTGCAGGAAACGGTACATATACTCCAAATACTACAAGTATTACAGCTGAGCAATACTGGACAGCTATCGGACAAAGAACTCCTGTTGCAGAGCCATTTATTTATGATGCAACAAACATCAGATTAAGAGAACTTGTTTTTGGTTATTCATTACCAAAACGTTTATTAGGTGATTCAGGATTCTCAAGTATTGATTTTTCTTTAGTAGGCAGAAACTTATTCTTCTTCGTAAATAAAGCTAAATATTTTGATCCAGAAGCAGGTGCAGGAACTGGAAACTTGCAAGGTATAGAATCTTTCAACATTCCTTCAACGAGAGATTATGGAGTTAATGTGAAATTTGGATTTTAATTAAAAAAAGAGACAACATGAAATATAGTTTTAAAATAAAAACATTAGGAGTTGCATTGATGGCAGTTTCTATTTTGTCAAGCTGTACAAAAGACTTTGATGAAATAAACAAAGATCCTAATTCGTTGACAGAAGATCAGCTTGATGCTACATTAGCTGGACCAGCATTTGCTTCTGCTTTGTATGCAGGTATTCACAACGGATCGTATTCGTCTCCAGGAGTAGATGACCAAGGTACGTGGGGTATTGCAACCGGTATTTTGTCTTCAACTTTTATCCACTATTTAAACTGTGGATATGGTACTGAAAGAAATGCTTTCGTTAATGGATATGAAGGCAGAGGATGGACAAGATTTTACACTGTTGCTGTTCCGGCATTAACAAATGCTGTTAAAGCATCTGAAGGAAATGCAGAAGCATTGGCAGTACTTAAAATCTGGAAGGTTTTTATGTATAACCAAATGGTTGACGCTTATGGACCAATTCCTTACACTGAAGCAGGTAACGGAAAAGAAAAAGTACCTTACGATAGTGTAGAGTTTATTTACGAAGATTTCTTTAAATTGTTAGATGAAGCAAACGCAGTATTGTCTACTTCTTCTACAGCTACAGTTGC includes:
- a CDS encoding glycoside hydrolase family 3 protein encodes the protein MLQLKIKKTAIIFVMAVGFFNQTYAQKKYPYQDPKLPVEDRVKDLLSRMSLEEKARQMDMYRGDFFKDKEDFAKSKSAEKIGKLGIGAIHDLYPRSAKMINDLQTNVIKGNRWGIPALIMCEMLHGYLDEGSTAFPMNIGLGATWDVAVMDKVGKVIGMEARAHGVHFGFGPNLDLGREPRWGRVAETFGEDAYLNSEIGLAFIKGIQGDDLKSDRSIIAEPKHFAVHGIPQAGGNSSPILVGERSAREDHLPSFEKAFRKGGALGTMCAYSELDGIPCAANNWLLTDVLRNEWGFKGLVVSDLGAIKYIQTTHKVADSPKESIREAVSAGVDMQFYDFSNEFWQNTIIELVNEKKLTMENIDRAAGGVLRLKFLLGLFENPYTEKNLIKDRFHTPENQQVALEAAQKSMVLLKNENNILPLSKSLKNIAVIGPNANASRLGGYAPKNSVGMTVYEGLQQLVGKTANVVYEEGVPLIVKGQIIPSKYLFTPDESQNGLKGEYFNNRNLEGTPALTRIDSQLEFDWPWAPGDGVNVDDFSIRWTGFLKSDQALDGWLGLSSDDGIRMYIDDQLVIDNWTKGATSMVTTPKNIEKGKKYKVRIEMWEGGWGARAHFRWNLEKVNLQPAIEAAKKADVAIVVLGESNELVEENRDVASLDLFGIQQQLIEEIQKTGTPVVCVLLNGRPLSTNWISENIPAVLEGWFPGELGGRAVADVLFGDYNPGGRLPITVPKSVGQLPIYYNQKPSAIHKYVAESEHPLYSFGYGLSYTKFEYSNLKLNTAEIKPNGEVKVSVDVKNVGDRDGDEVVQLYINDVYSSVTTPEKTLKGFKRLNIKKGEIKNVEFTLTSDELSLWNREMKRVVEPGDFEVMVGGNSTDLLKTKFTVLN
- a CDS encoding SusC/RagA family TonB-linked outer membrane protein, with translation MIKDVLKLLLVICLFGFQSMQAQTTVKGTITDAQSGIPIPGANVVVKGTKTSTSSDFDGKYTITVPNQSAVLVFSYVGSASKEVAVGTQTTINAALGAATQQLGEVVVTALGIKREKKAITYSAQNVAVGELSEARSLNVANSLSGKVAGLNFSTTSNGVGSSSRITLRGNRSLNGNNQPLYVVDGVPISNGTTTTNPDIDTGGTTQPDGISNINPEDIASMTVLKGPSAAALYGSRASNGVIVITTKSGKAGKTSVSLSSNFMASSAYNLMNLQNEYGQGTNGNYVSNSSSSWGAPLDGRQVSAWQLVRNPNYTGPATQSYSPQPNNVIDFYKTGYNLANTLTVTAGNEKAQGYFSYTNTRAEGIVGGNAMDRHNLNLRLTSKISDKLSLDVKTNYIVQDIDNLLRTGEESIGTSAYLLPRSIAYNDYKNFEYIDAAGQRQVNYFLDETGAPGGNPFWSALRDDARTDKRNRFIGLASLKYEFTKTLSLQGRAGLDQMTNKNVRNRYATNAFNSNMGSYSESYETVSELNVDALLSYNQKFGDFSIGLNAGANSLQQNSSALNSGGVLSKRNFFALSNVQTIQSTSTASEKRINSVYGFGQIGFRNYLFLDVTARNDWSSTLPNDYFYPSFGLSAVISDMAKLPEVISFAKVRASYAQVGNDTDPYQTQQRFSYIGGNGGMLYGQSTQANPNLKPEISSSTEFGADVRFFNNRLGLDFTYFNTLTNNQIFYINTPESSSFSRAIVNGGDIENKGIEVTLTATPVQTENFTWDITANYASYKSKVKSIYEGRDELVLGEGRLVRSKVVVGGEYGDLYIKGFQRDPNGNIIVNSAGIPLATNGFDVRAGNFNPDWTGGLKNNFKYKDFSLSFLVDFRIGGEVISYTQARQAGLGVSDITLAGRQGGIVVDGVVAAGNGTYTPNTTSITAEQYWTAIGQRTPVAEPFIYDATNIRLRELVFGYSLPKRLLGDSGFSSIDFSLVGRNLFFFVNKAKYFDPEAGAGTGNLQGIESFNIPSTRDYGVNVKFGF